A single genomic interval of Camelina sativa cultivar DH55 chromosome 11, Cs, whole genome shotgun sequence harbors:
- the LOC104721949 gene encoding zinc finger CCCH domain-containing protein 49: protein MMIGETRRTYPTVEIPPWPASEDFTSADLFSPAMNSPDCSMLEALAALQRYLPSNEMDPDSDPDLLGPDSPIDAYSCDHFRMYDFKVRRCARGRSHDWTECPYAHPGEKARRRDPRKYHYSGTACPDFRKGGCKKGDSCEFAHGVFECWLHPARYRTQPCKDGGGCRRRVCFFAHSPDQLRFLPNRSPDRVDSFDVSSPIRARAFQLSISPGSGSPPMSPRADSESSPMAQSLSRSLGSCSINDVVPSFRNLQFNKVKSFPHNNPLFGFGSPRGSILGPGFQSLPTTPTRPGNLDIWEYGLEEEPVMERVVESGRELREKMREKLHKENCMDRVDTDPDQSLGDSPDVGWVSDLLM, encoded by the coding sequence atgatgatcggAGAAACTCGTCGGACTTATCCTACTGTTGAGATACCTCCATGGCCAGCTTCTGAAGATTTTACGTCGGCGGATTTGTTTTCTCCGGCGATGAACAGTCCGGATTGTAGCATGCTTGAAGCTTTGGCGGCGCTACAGCGTTACTTGCCGTCTAATGAGATGGATCCGGATTCTGACCCGGATCTATTGGGTCCGGATTCGCCTATCGATGCTTATTCTTGCGACCATTTCCGTATGTACGATTTCAAAGTCAGGAGGTGTGCTCGTGGCCGGAGCCACGACTGGACGGAGTGTCCCTACGCTCATCCCGGTGAAAAAGCTCGCCGGAGAGATCCGAGGAAGTACCATTACTCCGGCACGGCTTGTCCTGATTTTCGCAAAGGCGGTTGCAAGAAAGGGGACTCGTGCGAGTTCGCTCATGGTGTTTTCGAGTGTTGGCTTCATCCTGCTCGTTACCGTACTCAGCCGTGTAAAGACGGCGGTGGTTGTCGCCGGagggtttgtttctttgctcattCGCCGGATCAGCTTAGGTTTTTGCCTAACCGTAGCCCCGATCGGGTTGATTCGTTTGACGTTTCGTCTCCGATTCGTGCTAGAGCGTTTCAGCTCTCGATCTCTCCTGGCTCTGGCTCGCCGCCGATGAGTCCAAGAGCTGACTCGGAGTCTTCTCCGATGGCTCAGTCACTGAGTCGTTCACTCGGGTCTTGTTCTATAAACGACGTCGTCCCTTCGTTTAGGAACTTACAGTTCAATAAGGTGAAGTCGTTTCCTCACAACAATCCATTATTCGGATTCGGGTCGCCCCGTGGATCTATCTTGGGTCCTGGGTTTCAGTCTCTGCCCACTACTCCGACCCGACCCGGAAATCTGGATATTTGGGAGTACGGGTTAGAGGAAGAGCCTGTAATGGAGCGGGTCGTCGAGTCGGGTCGTGAGCTACGAGAAAAGATGCGCGAGAAACTACACAAGGAGAATTGCATGGATCGGGTTGACACGGATCCGGATCAGAGTTTGGGCGATTCTCCTGATGTCGGGTGGGTATCTGACCTGCTGATGTAG